A window of the Streptomyces sp. NBC_01351 genome harbors these coding sequences:
- a CDS encoding MFS transporter, with protein sequence MTSAVTTDKSARPGYGQLLRTPGALGFILPGFAARQPFAMLTVSIVLLVQHTTGSFGSAGIVAAVTGVSMAVFAPQMGKLVDRIGQSRVLVPVVLAHAAAVGVLTTLALLGSPLWALALAAIPAGATVPQVGPMVRSRWAAKLEGSPLLSTAAAFESVTDEFTFVVGPVLATFLCTAIHPSAGLITEATLTIVGGLLFAAQRGTQPKPVPRAANGEKHAPALSFPGLRVLIVAFIGIGAVFGGMLVSLAAFSEEIGNPGANGLLYGIFAAGNMIAGIAMGAIAWKIGPRRRLMLGYIGLTATASVLWAADSAILLGALGLVVGLCIAPALITGYTMIEQLVPAASRTEAFAWLTGAVAFGQAGAVTLAGRLADAHGSSYGFLVPMAATALALLTLLVLRGKLAPKAPSRIVNSSTPASSAAPKAVRNTVNERGMGHRVPVTVD encoded by the coding sequence GTGACATCCGCGGTCACGACCGACAAGTCCGCCCGCCCCGGCTACGGGCAGCTCCTGCGCACGCCCGGCGCCCTCGGCTTCATTCTCCCCGGCTTCGCCGCCCGGCAGCCCTTCGCCATGCTGACGGTCAGCATCGTCCTGCTCGTCCAGCACACCACCGGTTCCTTCGGCAGCGCCGGCATCGTCGCCGCCGTCACCGGTGTCTCCATGGCCGTCTTCGCCCCGCAGATGGGCAAGCTGGTCGACCGGATCGGCCAGAGCCGCGTCCTGGTGCCGGTCGTCCTCGCGCACGCCGCCGCCGTCGGCGTCCTGACCACGCTGGCCCTGCTCGGCTCTCCGCTGTGGGCGCTCGCGCTGGCGGCGATCCCCGCCGGTGCCACCGTCCCGCAGGTCGGGCCGATGGTCCGGTCCCGCTGGGCCGCCAAGCTGGAGGGCTCGCCGCTGCTGTCGACCGCGGCCGCCTTCGAGTCCGTCACCGACGAGTTCACCTTCGTGGTGGGCCCGGTGCTGGCCACCTTCCTGTGCACCGCGATCCACCCGTCGGCCGGCCTCATCACCGAGGCCACGCTGACGATCGTCGGCGGTCTGCTCTTCGCCGCCCAGCGCGGCACCCAGCCGAAGCCGGTCCCCCGCGCGGCGAACGGTGAGAAGCACGCTCCCGCCCTGTCCTTCCCGGGCCTGCGCGTCCTGATCGTCGCCTTCATCGGCATCGGCGCCGTCTTCGGCGGCATGCTGGTCTCGCTCGCCGCCTTCTCCGAGGAGATCGGCAACCCGGGCGCCAACGGCCTCCTGTACGGGATCTTCGCGGCCGGCAACATGATCGCCGGCATCGCCATGGGCGCCATCGCCTGGAAGATCGGCCCGCGCCGTCGCCTGATGCTCGGCTACATCGGCCTCACCGCGACCGCCTCGGTCCTGTGGGCCGCGGACTCGGCGATCCTGCTGGGCGCGCTCGGCCTGGTCGTCGGCCTGTGCATCGCCCCGGCACTGATCACCGGCTACACCATGATCGAGCAGCTGGTCCCCGCCGCCTCCCGCACCGAGGCCTTCGCCTGGCTCACCGGAGCGGTCGCCTTCGGGCAGGCCGGCGCCGTGACCCTGGCCGGCCGCCTGGCGGACGCGCACGGGTCCTCGTACGGATTCCTGGTGCCCATGGCGGCCACCGCGCTCGCGCTGCTCACGCTGCTGGTGCTGCGCGGGAAGCTGGCGCCGAAGGCCCCCAGCCGGATCGTGAACTCGTCCACTCCGGCCTCCTCGGCCGCCCCGAAGGCGGTCCGGAACACGGTGAACGAGCGTGGGATGGGTCACCGCGTGCCGGTGACGGTGGACTGA
- a CDS encoding potassium/proton antiporter has translation MLVCSLVLLVAVAAVRISSRSGLPSLLIYLGIGIAIGQDGIGNVVFDNAELTQVIGYAALVVILAEGGLGTKWKEIKPALPAAIVLSLVGVAVSVGVTAAGAHYLVGLEWRQALLIGAVVSSTDAAAVFSVLRKVPLPSRITGVLEAESGFNDAPVVILVVAFATVGPVDQWYVLIGKIALELAIGVAIGLTVGFLGAYGLRHVALPASGLYPIAVMAIAITAYAAGAMAHGSGFLAVYLAAMVLGNAKLPHWPATRGFADGLGWIAQIGMFVLLGLLVTPHELVHDFWPAVVIGLVLTMVARPLEVFVSLLPFRIPWREQALMSWAGLRGAVPIILATIPMVSGIEGSDRVFNIVFVLVVVYTLVQGPTLPWLARKLRLGDTDEGAADLGIESAPLEKLRGHLLSFAIPPASRMHGVEVSELRLPAGASVTLVVRDAKSFVPAPSTVLRRGDELLVVATDPVRDAAEARLRAVARGGKLAGWLGTGNGRGNHH, from the coding sequence ATGCTGGTCTGCTCGCTCGTGCTGCTCGTCGCCGTCGCGGCGGTACGCATCTCTTCACGCAGCGGCCTCCCCAGCCTGCTCATCTACCTCGGCATAGGCATCGCGATAGGCCAGGACGGCATCGGCAACGTCGTATTCGACAACGCCGAGCTGACCCAGGTCATCGGATATGCCGCACTCGTCGTGATCCTCGCCGAGGGTGGTCTGGGCACCAAGTGGAAAGAGATCAAACCGGCCCTCCCGGCCGCGATCGTGCTGTCGCTGGTCGGCGTCGCGGTCAGCGTCGGCGTCACGGCCGCGGGCGCGCACTACCTCGTCGGCCTGGAATGGCGCCAGGCCCTGCTGATCGGCGCGGTCGTCTCCTCGACCGACGCCGCGGCCGTCTTCTCCGTACTGCGCAAGGTCCCGCTCCCCTCCCGGATCACGGGCGTGCTGGAAGCGGAGTCCGGTTTCAACGACGCCCCCGTCGTGATCCTGGTCGTGGCCTTCGCGACCGTCGGACCGGTGGACCAGTGGTACGTCCTGATCGGCAAGATCGCCCTGGAGCTGGCGATCGGCGTCGCGATCGGCCTGACGGTGGGCTTCCTCGGCGCCTACGGCCTGCGGCACGTGGCCCTGCCCGCGTCGGGCCTCTACCCGATCGCCGTGATGGCCATCGCGATCACGGCGTACGCGGCCGGCGCGATGGCGCACGGCTCCGGCTTCCTCGCCGTCTACCTGGCGGCGATGGTGCTCGGCAACGCGAAGCTGCCGCACTGGCCGGCGACGCGGGGGTTCGCGGACGGGCTCGGCTGGATCGCCCAGATCGGCATGTTCGTGCTGCTCGGCCTGCTGGTCACCCCGCACGAGCTGGTCCACGACTTCTGGCCCGCCGTGGTCATCGGCCTGGTGCTCACGATGGTGGCGCGGCCGCTGGAGGTCTTCGTCAGCCTGCTGCCCTTCCGGATCCCGTGGCGGGAGCAGGCCCTGATGTCGTGGGCCGGCCTGCGCGGAGCGGTCCCCATCATCCTGGCGACCATTCCGATGGTGTCCGGGATCGAGGGCAGCGACCGCGTCTTCAACATCGTCTTCGTGCTGGTCGTCGTCTACACCCTGGTGCAGGGGCCGACCCTGCCCTGGCTGGCGCGCAAGCTGCGGCTCGGGGACACCGACGAGGGCGCGGCCGACCTCGGCATCGAGTCGGCCCCGCTGGAGAAGCTGCGCGGACACCTGCTGTCCTTCGCGATCCCGCCGGCCTCGCGGATGCACGGCGTGGAGGTGAGCGAGCTGCGACTGCCGGCCGGAGCCTCGGTCACCCTCGTGGTCCGGGACGCGAAGAGCTTCGTACCGGCGCCGTCGACCGTGCTGCGGCGCGGGGACGAGCTGCTGGTCGTGGCCACGGATCCGGTACGGGACGCCGCCGAGGCGCGGCTGCGGGCGGTGGCCCGGGGCGGCAAGCTGGCGGGATGGCTGGGGACGGGGAACGGGCGCGGGAACCATCATTAG